In Montipora capricornis isolate CH-2021 chromosome 4, ASM3666992v2, whole genome shotgun sequence, a single genomic region encodes these proteins:
- the LOC138046481 gene encoding putative nuclease HARBI1 codes for MAGEKDKKLVLGVLPYLLALITAFQHQFAIIYNLIFQTQQQRAMILHLSHTATISRFQIARRQIRRGPVPRLWRAPGRTEEWWTNLWTGKLPDHEWKTNLRMTRAVFMSVADELRYFLEPREDCPRRGDVLSVEKQLAMTLYYLKDQGSLRMTANSFGVAICTLSVVLRKVCAFITRELGPRYIALPSTEEEMGQLLKKMEEKFGFPQAFACIDGTHIPIKQPSDNAHDFFSYKMKYTINVQGVCDSSGKFIDVDARWPGSLHDARVFSQSRINRMLREEELPMMYKRLLPGDDKVPVILLADPAYPLLPYCMKEYSSPRNNEEVIFNNMLRSARNTIECAYGRLKTRWQVLNKRLDIGLKDVPNMVYACFVLHNICEINGMTVDEEDVQRQIARDREAQPLTLSDRLYYVNSAEGVHVRNIITRVFKEYLPNA; via the exons atggcgggcgaaAAGGACAAAAAGTTAGTTTTAGGAGTTCTTCCTTATTTACTCGCTTTGATAACCGCCTTTCAGCATCAATTTGCCATTATATACAACTTGATATTTCAAACACAGCAACAGCGAGCCATGATTCTCCATCTAAGTCACACTGCCACCATTTCAAGGTTTCAAATAGCGAGGAGGCAGATCAGACGTGGACCTGTTCCCAGATTATGGCGAGCACCAGGACGAACGGAGGAGTGGTGGACAAATCTATGGACAGGCAAGCTACCAGACCACGAATGGAAAACAAACTTACGAATGACACGTGCCGTCTTCATGTCTGTGGCTGACGAACTGCGTTACTTTTTGGAGCCCCGTGAAGACTGTCCGAGACGTGGTGATGTGCTAAGTGTTGAGAAGCAGCTAGCAATGACACTTTATTACTTGAAAGATCAGGGGTCTTTGCGAATGACTGCTAATAGTTTCGGCGTGGCAATATGCACCCTATCTGTTGTGTTGCGAAAG GTATGTGCCTTTATTACAAGGGAACTAGGGCCAAGGTATATTGCATTACCAAGCACTGAAGAAGAAATGGGCCAACTTCTTAAGAAAATGGAAGAGAAGTTTGGGTTTCCGCAAGCCTTTGCCTGCATCGATGGAACACATATTCCCATAAAACAACCCAGTGACAATGCACATGACTTTTTCTCCTACAAAATGAAATATACTATTAATGTGCAAGGGGTTTGTGACAGCAGTGGGAAGTTCATTGATGTTGATGCCAGGTGGCCAGGCAGTCTCCATGATGCTAGAGTCTTTTCTCAGTCCCGTATCAACAGAATGTTACGTGAAGAAGAACTCCCTATGATGTACAAGAGACTTTTACCAGGTGATGATAAAGTCCCAGTGATTCTACTTGCCGATCCTGCATATCCTTTATTACCATACTGTATGAAAGAGTACTCCAGCCCCAGAAATAATGAAGAAGTGATATTTAACAATATGCTTCGCTCTGCTAGGAATACAATTGAATGTGCATATGGTAGGCTAAAGACAAGATGGCAGGTTTTAAACAAAAGGCTGGACATTGGACTGAAAGATGTGCCAAACATGGTGTATGCATGTTTTGTGTTACATAACATTTGTGAAATTAATGGAATGACTGTTGATGAAGAGGATGTTCAACGCCAAATTGCCAGAGACAGGGAAGCGCAACCTCTCACACTATCTGACAGGCTGTACTACGTCAATTCTGCTGAAGGTGTTCATGTAAGAAACATCATTACTCGGGTATTCAAAGAATATCTTCCCAATGCATGA
- the LOC138045908 gene encoding zinc finger protein 862-like: protein MAARRCFSLLGYFKGTEQNTKPSTSKDKEASTTTDCEDSEPKAKKAKKERAFKEAWRKEFAWLMYDDESGKVFCQYCLHFPNSKNKHSSFCCGSQNFQLDGLRSHERSAGHVLGVDAKVAKNKGARKGTIDAELLRLEKDTVAKMEKLFNTAYYVCYLKMPFSSFPHLCSLQTTNGLVLGQTYRNDHGCKEFCKHISQVMKDEQAAIIKNARFLSVLADGSTDLSVTEEEIVYVRCALPSAETITFYVGLKEVPSAKAPGILHAIETVMDEKDEHWKEKLISTGTDGTSVMIGRLGGVVAMLQAQVPHVIGIHCVAHKLELAFADTVKSCEVMKQVKEVLTGCWKHYRYSAKAVRELKELADAMEVNVGKPTKADGTRWVPHFLRAIEVLVGKNYKVIVAHFAHTAEANDSSAEMQGRAKNVYKKLTSYRFLQYLHLLWDIAFEISKVSLVFQRNEVAVSDVKHELDRVDLALHNMARRGGRHLQSFQEKVGDGVVFQDVNLKRAENDTETFARNRENILSDSRRFVQQRFESFCSPVLKAAAVITDHNSWPRTRDQLGMYGEEDVVVLANHYRDVLNRNDFDIDEAKDEWLSLKLHALNTRAMETLTKQVFWNQIYKVNHAQFSHVLMLVEISFTMAVSSSCCERGFSCMSRLKNEYRNSLDVSTVDHLMNICLNGPSPEEFVAEKAIIHWVQESQRARRPNFLD from the coding sequence ATGGCCGCTCGCCGTTGTTTTTCTTTGCTTGGCTATTTCAAAGGAACAGAGCAAAATACAAAGCCAAGTACAAGCAAAGATAAAGAAGCTTCAACAACAACAGACTGTGAAGATTCTGAGCCAAAAGctaaaaaagccaaaaaggaaaGGGCTTTTAAGGAAGCATGGAGAAAGGAATTTGCGTGGTTGATGTACGATGATGAGTCAGGGAAAGTGTTCTGCCAATATTGCCTACATTTTCCAAACAGCAAAAACAAGCACTCTTCGTTTTGTTGCGGGAGTCAAAATTTTCAGCTGGACGGGCTAAGATCTCATGAAAGATCTGCTGGACATGTATTGGGTGTGGATGCTAAAGTTGCTAAAAACAAAGGTGCAAGAAAAGGGACAATCGATGCTGAATTGCTAAGACTAGAGAAAGATACTGTTGCAAAGATGGAAAAGCTGTTTAATACAGCCTACTACGTATGCTATCTCAAGATGCCTTTTTCCAGTTTTCCTCATTTGTGTTCTCTTCAAACTACAAATGGACTTGTGTTAGGACAAACATATAGAAATGATCATGGATGTAAAGAATTTTGTAAGCATATATCCCAGGTCATGAAAGATGAACAAGCAGCTATTATTAAGAATGCACGATTTCTGTCTGTATTGGCGGATGGAAGCACAGATTTGAGTGTGACTGAGGAGGAAATTGTTTATGTGAGATGTGCTTTGCCATCAGCAGAAACCATAACATTTTATGTGGGACTGAAAGAGGTTCCTAGTGCAAAAGCACCTGGAATTCTTCATGCCATTGAAACAGTGATGGACGAGAAAGATGAGCACTGGAAAGAAAAGCTTATTTCTACCGGTACAGATGGTACTTCAGTCATGATAGGTAGACTAGGTGGTGTTGTGGCAATGTTGCAAGCCCAAGTTCCACATGTAATTGGAATCCACTGTGTTGCCCATAAATTGGAACTAGCTTTTGCTGATACAGTCAAGTCATGTGAGGTCATGAAACAAGTGAAAGAAGTGCTTACTGGCTGTTGGAAACACTACAGGTACTCTGCCAAGGCAGTAAGAGAACTGAAGGAGCTTGCAGATGCTATGGAGGTCAATGTGGGAAAACCTACAAAGGCTGATGGGACCAGATGGGTACCACACTTTTTACGAGCAATTGAAGTGTTAGTTGGGAAAAACTACAAGGTGATAGTTGCACACTTTGCTCATACAGCAGAAGCAAATGATTCATCTGCTGAGATGCAAGGAAGAGCGAAAAATGTCTACAAAAAACTGACTAGCTACAGATTTTTACAGTACTTGCATTTGTTGTGGGATATTGCTTTTGAAATATCCAAAGTCTCCCTTGTCTTCCAGAGAAATGAAGTTGCAGTATCAGATGTGAAACATGAACTAGACAGGGTTGACCTTGCCCTGCATAACATGGCCAGACGTGGAGGTAGGCATTTGCAGTCATTCCAAGAAAAAGTTGGTGATGGAGTAGTATTTCAGGATGTGAATCTCAAGAGAGCAGAGAATGATACAGAAACATTTGCTAGAAACAGGGAAAATATCCTCAGTGATTCAAGGAGATTTGTGCAGCAAAGGTTTGAGAGTTTCTGCTCTCCTGTTCTGAAAGCAGCAGCTGTGATTACAGATCACAATTCATGGCCAAGAACAAGGGATCAGCTAGGAATGTATGGTGAGGAGGATGTTGTGGTCCTGGCCAATCACTACAGAGATGTACTGAACAGAAATGACTTTGATATTGATGAGGCAAAAGACGAATGGCTATCCTTGAAACTACATGCCTTGAATACCAGGGCCATGGAAACCCTGACAAAGCAAGTCTTCTGGAACCAAATATACAAAGTAAACCATGCACAGTTCTCACATGTGCTTATGCTCGTGGAGATAAGCTTTACCATGGCTGTTTCATCCTCTTGTTGTGAAAGGGGTTTTTCTTGTATGTCAAGACTTAAGAATGAATACAGAAATTCCCTTGACGTGTCCACAGTCGACCACTTAATGAACATTTGTCTAAATGGTCCCAGTCCAGAAGAATTTGTTGCTGAGAAAGCCATTATTCACTGGGTGCAAGAATCACAGAGGGCTCGCCGACCTAACTTCTTGGATTAA